A single Xiphias gladius isolate SHS-SW01 ecotype Sanya breed wild chromosome 22, ASM1685928v1, whole genome shotgun sequence DNA region contains:
- the LOC120783687 gene encoding uncharacterized protein LOC120783687 isoform X2: MSLAVKDKGATVVTVACDGRSAFPPLCQILKTALCCSQYKGLMQTNATAALGTIQIMVGLFNIGLGPGRTSTHPGDLTHLGAAYWLGAVYIAAGIVSVFAGQCPSLCLVGFAVFVNIVGAIFAITGIVLYAIDLGDASVIWMCDQKRQHADNNGDKCRYVALFAQSLLTGMDVTLIILAVLQLCACISFAVLGIKALINRKKEEGGRYVDIYQPVLKEVLMTCPGV, from the exons ATGTCCCTCGCAGTTAAAGACAAGGGAGCGACCGTGGTCACCGTGGCGTGTGACGGTAGGAGCGCGTTTCCACCTCTGTGCCAGATCCTCAAGACTGCGCTGTGCTGCTCACAGTACAAAGGGCTGATGCAGACCAACGCGACTGCAGCTCTTGGG ACTATACAGATCATGGTCGGCCTGTTCAACATCGGACTCGGGCCAGGGCGAACAAGCACACATCCCGGGGATTTGACCCATTTGGGAGCCGCTTACTGGCTGGGCGCTGTG TACATTGCAGCTGGAATCGTGTCGGTTTTCGCCGGCCAGTGCCCCTCTCTTTGCTTG GTGGGCTTCGCTGTCTTTGTGAACATAGTCGGAGCCATCTTTGCCATTACTGGCATTGTGCTGTACGCCATAGACCTGGGGGATGCCTCTGTCATCTGGATGTGTGACCAGAAGAGACAGCATGCTGATAATAATGGGGACAAATGCAGATATGTGGCGTTATTTGCCCAG AGTTTGTTGACAGGTATGGACGTTACTTTGATCATCCTGGCTGTTCTCCAGCTGTGCGCCTGCATTAGCTTTGCTGTTCTGGGCATCAAGGCTTTAATCAATAGGAAGAAGGAAGAG GGCGGCAGATATGTTGACATTTACCAGCCAGTGTTGAAGGAAGTCCTCATGACCTGTCCTGgtgtttaa
- the LOC120783687 gene encoding uncharacterized protein LOC120783687 isoform X3 → MFPHLYRIWKGLGHGPERCSVHQGPMQTGVTTALGTLQVMVGLLNTGLGPGRTSTHPGDLTSLGAAYWLGAVYIAAGIVSVFAGQCPSLCLVGFAVFVNIVGAIFAITGIVLYAIDLGDASVIWMCDQKRQHADNNGDKCRYVALFAQSLLTGMDVTLIILAVLQLCACISFAVLGIKALINRKKEEQGGRYVDIYQPVLKEVLMTCPGV, encoded by the exons ATGTTTCCACATCTGTATCGCATCTGGAAGGGTCTTGGCCACGGTCCAGAGCGCTGCTCGGTGCACCAGGGGCCGATGCAGACCGGCGTAACTACAGCTCTCGGG ACTTTACAGGTCATGGTCGGCCTGTTGAACACCGGACTCGGGCCAGGACGAACAAGCACACATCCCGGGGATTTGACCAGCTTGGGAGCTGCTTACTGGCTGGGCGCTGTG TACATTGCAGCTGGAATCGTGTCGGTTTTCGCCGGCCAGTGCCCCTCTCTTTGCTTG GTGGGCTTCGCTGTCTTTGTGAACATAGTCGGAGCCATCTTTGCCATTACTGGCATTGTGCTGTACGCCATAGACCTGGGGGATGCCTCTGTCATCTGGATGTGTGACCAGAAGAGACAGCATGCTGATAATAATGGGGACAAATGCAGATATGTGGCGTTATTTGCCCAG AGTTTGTTGACAGGTATGGACGTTACTTTGATCATCCTGGCTGTTCTCCAGCTGTGCGCCTGCATTAGCTTTGCTGTTCTGGGCATCAAGGCTTTAATCAATAGGAAGAAGGAAGAG CAGGGCGGCAGATATGTTGACATTTACCAGCCAGTGTTGAAGGAAGTCCTCATGACCTGTCCTGgtgtttaa
- the LOC120783687 gene encoding uncharacterized protein LOC120783687 isoform X1: MSLAVKDKGATVVTVACDGRSAFPPLCQILKTALCCSQYKGLMQTNATAALGTIQIMVGLFNIGLGPGRTSTHPGDLTHLGAAYWLGAVYIAAGIVSVFAGQCPSLCLVGFAVFVNIVGAIFAITGIVLYAIDLGDASVIWMCDQKRQHADNNGDKCRYVALFAQSLLTGMDVTLIILAVLQLCACISFAVLGIKALINRKKEEQGGRYVDIYQPVLKEVLMTCPGV; encoded by the exons ATGTCCCTCGCAGTTAAAGACAAGGGAGCGACCGTGGTCACCGTGGCGTGTGACGGTAGGAGCGCGTTTCCACCTCTGTGCCAGATCCTCAAGACTGCGCTGTGCTGCTCACAGTACAAAGGGCTGATGCAGACCAACGCGACTGCAGCTCTTGGG ACTATACAGATCATGGTCGGCCTGTTCAACATCGGACTCGGGCCAGGGCGAACAAGCACACATCCCGGGGATTTGACCCATTTGGGAGCCGCTTACTGGCTGGGCGCTGTG TACATTGCAGCTGGAATCGTGTCGGTTTTCGCCGGCCAGTGCCCCTCTCTTTGCTTG GTGGGCTTCGCTGTCTTTGTGAACATAGTCGGAGCCATCTTTGCCATTACTGGCATTGTGCTGTACGCCATAGACCTGGGGGATGCCTCTGTCATCTGGATGTGTGACCAGAAGAGACAGCATGCTGATAATAATGGGGACAAATGCAGATATGTGGCGTTATTTGCCCAG AGTTTGTTGACAGGTATGGACGTTACTTTGATCATCCTGGCTGTTCTCCAGCTGTGCGCCTGCATTAGCTTTGCTGTTCTGGGCATCAAGGCTTTAATCAATAGGAAGAAGGAAGAG CAGGGCGGCAGATATGTTGACATTTACCAGCCAGTGTTGAAGGAAGTCCTCATGACCTGTCCTGgtgtttaa